TAAGCTGACCTCTGCCCACAGTGTCCCCCAAGCCAACacggttatttattttatgttggaTCATTGCTTTAAACACATCCACTCTGACAAGCCACAAATGATACCTTGAGGCtttaaaatatgataaatatatttgggtGAAGTCCTGGTGGGATTTATTAGAAAGGTGATATTTGCTTCACAGaacattttttgtccaattgatTTGACTAAATACCAAGCATAAGATAAGGttgtgtttatgtattttttgtttttatctgttGCAGCATGACAGGGAATTTTTGCTTAGTATGGCCAATGCTGGTCCAAATACCAATGGCTCACAATTCTTCATCACGACTGTGCCTACCCCTCATTTGGATGGGAAGCATGTGGTGTTTGGCCAGGTTCTGAAAGGCTTTGGCATTGTTAAAATGTTGGAAAACATTGAAGCGAAGGGAGAAAAACCTGTCAAGGTAAGTTAATGTAGCAGTTCTTCTATTGCAGGATTGATTCACTACAGATTCTCTCTTATGTTTGAAAAAATTCGTCATAACACAACCTCCTCAAGTGCTCTATGGCTGCTTTTCACACTTTCCAATatgatgcaattttttttttttttctcttctgttgATTTGTGTATTGTATCCATTGAATCCATTGTGTTTTGAATTTATTTAAAGAGGTTAAACTTTTGAACATAGCCTTTATTGCTATGAAGCATTTGTATAttgttatctaaaaaaaaattcagacacaaaataatatttaagataCATAAAATGTGCATGATTTCAAAAGCCAGGTATTTTAAACATGGGTATTCATGCATGGAGACAGTCGGTGTCTTTAGTTTACCAGAAACACATGGTATGTACTGTACATTTAATTCTGAGTATTCAATACCATTGAACTTTTCATTTTGCAGCCGTGTGTGATTGCAGACTGTGGGGAACTGAAAGAGGGGGATGATTGGGTGATACCACCATTAGATGGATCCGGCGATGTTCATCCTGACTTCCCAGAGGACTCAGATGTAGAATTAAATGATGTAAGTATAAATGAAAGGGGATTTCAATTCCCAGCTCCAGCTAAATTTTCCCTCCTGCAATTTAAATACCTATCTGCCTCAGATGCTGCAGGAGCCATTACCTGCCAGCTCTCAACATGAcgggtatgtgagcatgaaaggGCGAGTGATAAACCAGCCCGCAGGCTCAGTCTTTACTACACCTTAACACCAAACCTGTTTGCCCCATGACCCCAAAACCCTATTTGCTGCCACCACCTAATTCTGTTCAAGGtttcaaaaaatacataagGAGGCTTTTGATAGATTCTGGCCTGGTTTCCACATACCATTTATGGCAGGAAGTTACTTCTGGTATTTATGTACCTGTTAACCCTTAAACATAGGCATTTTGCATGACAATCgcttattacaaaatattttaacatgcaCACAGTATTtctactaaatatatttaaccccttgatgacaattgccggttctggcatgGCACGAAAAAAAAGTCGATtatgacaaatgacgtgccagaaccggcacgtctttaaacgggtgcagaaagcgatctacgttcgctttctgcacccaaacggcgttgctgtaatgcctcgacctcgaggcattcagcaacgccacgatcggcaccaggggccatgtctggcccctccccggggcgtcaacaaccgccatacattgtatggcggcggacgcccgttttaaaagcgtttaggaggcgatcaacgatcacctcctaaacttaaatggtgtcgctggaatgcctcgatcaggaggcatccagcgacaccaaacacttacctttgggtggactgtgaccgctccggagagcagtcacagccgcaactgccggtgatcttcgccatctgcaagatggcggcggcccgggaaaaaaaaacaataaagttaaaaaagttggctagacggtctcagaccctctagagaactctggctccacttgcaggttgaatacaggtactgcattcaaccatgcaagtcaatggagcccagctttctaatcacagtgtgattagtaaaaataaattaaaaaataaaataaaattaataataattagaaaaaaatagtaaacaaaacagtaaaatgtaaaaataatttcccactgatgtcactatcaggggaaccttcaagttgaaaaaaaaatagcaaaaaaaataaaatatatatatatataaaaaatatatttttgtgagcaagtcctaaaattagcacattagcttaaaacaattctcgtatggagagagttaaaatactggcatattaaatgcccatggggtgtctacttttaaaaaaggtatgatttgatggggtaaattgaattggccgggttcaacaaggtcccagttaacacggggggaaggatggccacacatctaatttccaattagaaaaatgcacacgtaccaaatgtggccttttagttcccccaaaaatgacaaacccatgcatatggggtatcactgtactcaggagatgttgctgaacacatattggggtgtcgtgtgacagcggcatataccaggagctgtaaattcatacataacataggtgtgtgggggaaaaatacacacaaaagaatactactgcaaactttgaaaaaattctggtggtaaaatgtgtgcatgcaaagagttaaaataccaacatttaaaataccctggtgtgtctagttttcaaaaatatatgggtttattgggcacactgaaatggcctggctcaaagatgtaccaaatagggcatgggcagtggatccccaaatgccaaagttcaacattgaaaaatgcgcatgtcccaaatgtggcccttttgcccccaaacagccaggcaaaatcattcatgtgaggtatcgctgtactcaggagatgttgctgaacacatattggggtgttttgtgatagtgacatatacgagaaccttttaattcatacctgaagtaaaatgtgtgtgacaaaacaaatgcaaaaaaatgactaccacaaagtttgacaaatactggtggtagatatggtgcatggaaagagttaaaatactagcatttgaaataccctggggtgtctagtttttaaaaatatatggctttattgggcatactgaaatgccccggctcaaagatgtaccaaatagggcatgggcagttgatcgccaaacgccaaagttaaacattgaaaatgtgcatgccccaaatgtggcccctttgcccccaaacagccaggcaaaatcattcatgtgaggtatcgctgtactcaggagatgttgctgaacacatattggggtgttttatgatagtgacatataccagaacctgtttattcatacctgaagtaaaatgtgtgtgaaaaaacaaatgcaaacaaattactaccataaagtttgacaaaggctgatggtagaaatagtgcttggaaagggttaaaatactagcatttggaataccctgggctgtctagttttcaaaaatatatgacttgatggggtaaattgcattggccggcttcaaagatacccgaaatggcacatggggggaagaattaccagattcggaaaaaatggctttgaaatagcaaaacgctacctgtacttattgccccataatgtgtagaaaaaagcaaaaaaacataaaaacattgggtatttctaaactcaggacaaatagtagaatctatttagcagtttttttcattaccttttatagatgagtaaaagatttttcaaccaaaagttagaaacagtcatttttttctaaatgtttcaccatattttatactttttttaatagtaaataatatgatacaatcaaaacaatgtcatctaaagaaagcccttcttgtcctgaaaaaaacaatatataatgtgtgtgggttcagtaaacgggaaagaagaaaattacagctaaacacgagcagcgcagaaatgttaaaacggccattgtcacgaagggtacaaaaagtaaaatcaacctttgtcacgaaggggttaaagtgctagATTACTTTTGAACAGGGAACAAATTTAATTCCTTGCCCATTCAGGGGCGTTTTAATTGCTTAGTgcccacattcattcactcactctcgtTCGCTCTCATGTTCTCTTaatcttcgtccgcatctcagacataacccagcaacttccaccaaaatggtgtcGCTTGTGGTGATGTCATCTTCCCGCTCCTCCTGGAAGATTGGCTGAGGATGTCActgccgccatattgccctcagtggCTGCTTTCGGCGCTGCGGgtgccaccattttggtggaagttgtgGGTTTATGCCTACGTAGATGTGGACAAAGGAAGAACATTGATGATTAAAGGGAGAAGATGAAGGTGCCCAAGTCTagaaattactttaaaaatatttgaccTGTCATAGAAAAAATCTATGGGTTGTAAATGTTATAGCCAATCTAAATGTTCATACATCTGGTAATAATAATGTCTAACAGAACCGCTTGTAGATCAGGATGTAGTTCATTTGATATAAAATCCAGTCAATTCCTGTAAGGTATGGCAGAGCTGGTTTCACATAATTCATAGTTGGTGAGATTGCTTTATCTAAGCACTATGCAGGGCAAGCTTAGTCCTTCTTGCTGGAATGGACCTTCATACCATATCATTTTATGAAGTCAAGGTGTTTAAACTATCATATCATCTGCCTACTATTGGGTTCCTGAGCTTAGTTACAAGTCGGTTTCAACCATGCTTTGTGCTGTTCTCTCTCCAATGGCAGGTCGAGAAAATTGTCTCCATAGCTGAAGATGTTAAGAATAttggaaataatttatttaaatctcaAAACTGGGAGACGGCAACCAAGAAGTACAACAAGGCTCTAAGGTACAGACGTGTAAAGAGAAAtgcatgttaagcaaataaactaaAAGTGGCATTTTATACTTTCGTCTAAATGTATAGTCTCTTAAAAACGTTTGACGttagtttccatggaaacaactTATCAATGCCAGCTTTTGTGTCCTtggcaaattattaaaaaatatatatttctgggaAGAGATTGTTCTACCAACAGTACTGGGAATGTTGTTCATAAATTGAAAAGCACCTTCATTAGAGACCGGAACCTCACTGACAGCATGTGAAAGCTGAAATGGACGGCTCGGGTTGTTCTCTCGCTTGCCTTCATTTCTATTCTGGGCTGCCTTTCACAGATGGGATCAGTctgatgtgtattttatttctacTGTTACACAACAGAGCAAAAAGGCACTCCTGGGTGGGGATTTACCATAGGACAAGACTTAAGACATGTGACTGCCTTAAATTACATTCACAACACTAAAATACAAACGATTgtgtttattgcaaaaaaaaaaaaaagcaatatgtcTATAGTAAGTATCTCACTTTCAAAGAGGTgaacttttaaactaaatatctcccaCACGATCGTTCATGTTGACAAAGTACAAGCTGTAGGCAGTTCAGATAAATTTGTTATGCTAAAAGTTCTGAAAATGCTGCTTTACATTTTGGTTGTTCCTGGTGCGCTAGCCCTAAATTGCTAATGATATCTCCTTTTCCTATTAACAGATATGTAGAAAGCTGCAAAGACGTGACAGGCGATGACAATATATTAAAGTTGAATCCTATAGCTGTGAGCTGTAACCTGAACATTGCAGCATGTAAACTCAAGATATGTGATTTCAGAGCTGCAATCGAGAGCTGCCATGAGGTAAGATCTGGTGCTCCTTTTACTTAAGAggctattttaattaaatattctcAGTTATATATCATTGTTTTACCATGTGACTCTCCATTTTAAACTGTCTGAATGTGGAGCCTGGGTGGGGGGAGATCCTCATAAAATCACATGACTACCAATAATAGTGACCTCCAGGTCTGAAGATGAAGTTTATTAGAACAATGGGAAACATGCAGTGCtatatataacatgtattcatttttttctttctaggatattctatttaaaaaaaaaaaaaagtttggaaatGTGATACATCCCCCCTAgatatgttatttaaaatacagtaaagatttttgttttgctatAGGCTCTGGAAATTGATCCATCCAATACCAAGGCACTTTACAGACGAGCTCAAGGCTGGCAAGGCTTGAAAGATTATGAACAGGCACTGGTAAGTTTGATGTTTATATTGCTTCTTGAATTTTATAGCTATACTTTTTTCTAACTTGCCCTATTCTGTTTGTGTTACAGGAGGACCTTAAAAAAGCTCACAATTTAGCACCTGATGACAAAGGTACTGGGTTTCCCACTACATTGCTTGTCTTGTAAAAGTGTCTTCATCCTCCTTGAGAATACACACATTCattgaacattttttatattcaacTAACTGGTTTTCCATCTCTATGGATGTATTGGCACCAAAGTAGAAGCAATTggctgtaaatgtattttaatttaaaactttTGATGCCACACAATTCTTGCTTATTTCACCAATATGACCAGAACTGTCCACGTTAGTAAGTAACGTTGactttaacatttctttttttcttgcagcGATCAGCAGTGAAATCCTTCGGGTTAAACACAGGATTaaagaacagaaagaaaaagagaaggcagtctatgcaaaaatgtttgcatAAATTCTCCTGTTTAAGTTAAAATAGGCATGCAATTCCTGAAACGTACAGAAGACAGTATTTACAAGGACCTCAGTTGTCTGATAACAAACCAAAATAACTCGGTTCTCCAACACATTTGGTTTAATTCATACAGCCTTCTACCCCCAGTGTTTACGGTTTTTAATTCTCTTGTTCTTGGCACAGCATGAACTATGCAAAGGAGTGATGTGCAGTGTGGCCTTTTATTTTGTGTCATCCACCCCCCGTCCATTGAGTTTTCTGTATGTCTGCAACATTGGAGATGGTAATGCTATTTGGTGTCCGATTGTTAATTGGATTTATTTCCACCTGAGGGAAACCTGTAATATCTTACTCATATTTCTTTTGTATACGCAAGAAAATCTTTACTGTCCTACCCATTAAAGACTGTTAATGCTTTAAGTGTATTGTTTTGCACTGAAATTGGTTTTCAGACACTGCCAAATTGAAACAAAGTGTAGTGTTTTTATACTTTACCTTTTCCCAGCGAAGGCTGAAAGTTGATGAGGTGTGGGAAGGTAATTTTGAaactagatttttttaagggtgtACTTGGATTACAAGGGAAATGCATCTGTTGGTGTGAAAAGCTACTTGGAAACTGAAGAAATTAGATACTCTGCTGATAAGGGCCAGAAGCAGCTTTATCTGAATTATTCAGTATGCCTCCCTGACTGTGCAGCTTCCAGGAGACTAAAGAAGTTCAGCAATTAGAGCTTCTAAGATAAGGAGTTCAAAAAAATGTACAGGAggaaggtatatttaaaacaacaacaaaaaaaactgaccCTCTACGCTTCTGTTGATGTAGGCACTCCGTGGGGAGAAACAAGCCTCAGATACATGTGATCCAAATTCTGGCTACAGTCCAAATAAGTTGGTTTATGTGAAGGTGTAAAATAGTTTGGATGGCTCCAGTAGAACCCTCAATGTCACAATTCTCACAACATCTTTTGTCAACAGATCCTAAAGCTTATAGAGTAGCGAGGGTAACCCAAGGCTTTACTCTGCTTTAAAGGCAGCCTCCTCTTGCACTTAAAACCAAGACATGCACCTTCTAGTTAACATACATACTGCAATTGAGTTATGAATAAACTGACAGAATCAAagtaaaacattgaaaaaatctgtatttaacattaacagttcttaaaaaaaaaaaaaattagcgcATATAAAAGTCCCCTGGCTTTAGATCTCTAAGGCTTTGTATGAGACCGTATTGTGTACGGCGATGCCTGCTTCTTAGGACTCCGTGATCGAACCataaaaaaactgctttaaaatgATCAGTTGTAAAAAGCAGCCCAATCATTTTCAAACCAAATCAGAAGCACATTCACCCTTAGTATATTAATACAACTGTGCGCAAGCAGGGAAACTCCTTAAATTCAGTCTGACGTTCATTCAAAATTAAGTTTTCCCAGTTCTCAAGAACCATTTAATCACCGACAAATATCAAATGCAGTTAAGCAGATACTGCTTATACACCCTTTACATTCCGTTGTAGGCAGgacctcctcctccttctggGACAACCCAGTTAATGTTCTGACTTGGATCCTTGATGTCGCATGTCTTGCAGTGGACACAATTCTGAGCATTGATTTGTAACCGTGACCCCTCGCCTGATTCCAGAGGGACATACTCGTACACTCCTGCAACAAGCAGATAGGGACAATTTATCTACATTACATAAGAATTAGAACAGAAATCAGGCAACAGCACCTCTTTGCATTGAAATGGATCTTGAGCCTTAATAAAATCCCAAAAAGAAACATTACCCTGAATtaatttctccttttaattACATTGACACAGAATCTGACACCAAATAAGAACTATAAAtatatgcctatccaatgcatgtttaaattcccttactgtattacctTTACTAAGAGGATGGTGGGATGGACTCCCAGCACGAGTTGTAAAGTAAAATagcatctaagcctctgatcctctagttttagaatatACAGAAGGTTAGTCACAAAAGGGAAAGTTGGGGGTTAGTCTTCCTCTGCACTATTTATTACAAAGGGCCAACACTAGCAGATCTGCTGAGTTTGCATAATTTAATCAATAAGAAGAATTTGTCACAgatcaactatacattataagggGCAACCAAGCCCCTCCTGCAGAAGTGGGTATGGACCTTAAAATGCATGAACTACAACTCTCCCATTGTTGAATAAACTATGACCTCTTGTGCATTTTTAAAACAGTACGAAAGGAAAAGGCTTATTAGAGACATCATAGGCCCTGATTTTACAGTTTATAAGAACAAATAGTACATAATAAGTTAATGAACTATGCAACTGAAATAGTTCTAACCACCAATTGTGTGTCATGATATTTAAAACGGAgtattttaattgaatttattCAGTTTAAAAGGTTAGTGAGTATTCTGTTAAGCAGAGCTGAGACTGACAATAATAGGTGGCAGAACTAGCATTATCTAATTAATTTCTTGTTATCTTACTTCTCCCACACCCACTCTTGGAAAGGCTACCTGGACAAATCAACAGCAATGAGGAACCCAATATAGTCATTACCATGGAACACATACATAACAGTAAATGGTTAAGAGCAGACGGCTCCTTTTTACTTAACATTCAATCGTGTTCTGTTGCTCACCTGCTGGACAAAATCTCTGCTCTGGCCCGTCATATATCGCTAGGTTTCTGTTCACTGGTATGCCGTCATCCCGTAGTGTTAGATGTGGAGGCTGGTCATGCTCATGGTTAGTTCCACTAAGAGCCACAGAAGAGAGAAGGTCAAAACTTATTTTTCCATCAGGCTTCGGATACTCAATCGGCGTGCAATCCTTTGCAGGTTTCAACTGATCACTGTCCAAACCTtgggaaagagaagaaaaacaaaacagcattttaaaatTGAAGGTACTTTAGTAGTCATTGGTGGGGCTATATTGCACACTCAACTGTCATGTTGATAGGGGATGATTCATGACTATTTTATAGTACAAGACAcgtattatttaaaacaaatcatcTCCCTTAGTTTTACCTTTATGTTTTAGTGTCCAGGGCTCTTTTCCTCTGAAGATCCAATAGAAGATTCCAGTGTAAAACATACCACCATATAATCCTAGTGGTCCATGACAAGAAGGTCTGATGTTCCTCACTCCATAGAGCTCCTTCCACACCCACGAGTTTTTCAAGTTTTCTTCATACTCTGGAACATGAAGACCTAGGGAAAccataaataacacattaacacaccaattacttaaaaaagaagaaaactacaCACTTTTTCACCAAAAatggtgaaagaaaaaaaaaattcatgtaTGCAGTAGCACAACAAACTTATTATAATCTCTAAACGTGCTATTTCAGATCCCGTATAGGACTTTTATCTAGAGATTTTGAATGACgaacaaaaaccaaaaaaaaacaacctaattCTTCCtgattttaaagaaacaaaaaagaataaacacaCCTGACATTAGAATacactaattttaaaaaaaaatcccaaaacattTTTACCTTGGGTGCTTGACTGTAGGTTCTCATCGGTCAGCTGTTTAAAGATGGCTTCTGCAGCGAGCATGCCACTCTTCATAGCCGTGTGGGTACCTTTAATCTTGGGTACATTCATGAAGCCAGGACTGCAGCCAACTAATAAGCCACCTGGGAAGGTGAGCTTTGGTAAGGACTAAAAGTGGAAACATGAAGACAACATGTggacataaaacaaaatgtcttaATTTAGAACAGTGACAAGTAATATATTGCCTGATGAGTGAATTAGTGATATACAATAtagatttacattttcttgttcCCTACCTTACCCTTGACTCATTTGGGGAACTTTGGCATAAAGCTCAAATTAGCCACAGACTTCATGAATGTTTAGTGGCCAAAAAGGAATTGGAGTGCTGAAGTTGCATCAAATGTACATAGTACCTTTTCTCAATGAGTGGAAATATGAATTTACCATCAACATTACATGGTTAGTTCTCATCACTGTTACTGTACATGGGTAAAGAGGTAACcagtttaatttgttttgtaaatgctCAAGAACCAAGCATTTCCGCACAGGCTAGAGTGCAAATATCTGTAAAAGGGGCAAAGCAAGGATCTAAACATAGCCAGAGAGAGACTGATCTGTGTATGTGGATACAACAAGTAAAATGCTCATTGTATGATCCCACTTTCCACTAAAAAAAGATGGACCTTTTGTATTGGAAGAGGTTACCTGAAATCCCCCTTCGTTTAGTGCTCTTGCTCCATATGCAATCCGGGTTGCCCCCTCAAACGTAGGTGCAACACTGGGATGATGTTTCCATCTCTGAAATTCTCTAAACGGGTTCACATATGGGTTCTGATAATCCAGACCGACCTGCAACGGCAACAAAATACTGATTTCACTGAATAGTAACTTACTgtctttattaataatatgcAACCAGGATTACTGGTACAAATGTGGCTCCTTCTTCGTTACACAAATAACAtctcaaaaacacatatatatccaATTGGCTGGAGGACAATCTTGATTAGCCACATCCACTGCTCCAATTACTTACCACAAAGCCAAGTGCCACAAGAGGTTCACCCTCATTAAGGTGATAGAGGAAAGATCCACCATAGGTGTGTCTATCCAAAGGCCACCCCACTGTGTGTTCAACCAACCCTGGTTTCCATTTCTTCTCGTCAATAATCCACAGCTGGAAAATACACATCAAAATCAGCTTGGAAAACACCACCtaatcattttttgtatgttgGCCCATTTGGCagagaattacaaaaaaaataaagcagaacaGACATAATTCAGCAtgcaaaaatatgttaaagACAGTTATTAAAACTATTAGCTATTTTAGTTGTAATTGTTTTTGGACTATTTAACCCAACTGAAACGTAAGTTTACTGGGAAAAACAGACAGGACTAGtatattaatgttaattaacATCAAAGTCACACTAATGGCAAAGACCCAAGGTGGATTTCTCACATATATAATACAGGATTTGGGAAAGAAACCAAGTTAAACGACTGTTACCTCTTTTAGTCCTATCGCGTAAGTCTGTGGTTCACAGTTCTCTCGGAGATTAAATTTCTTGTACAACTGTTTGGCAAGATGCCCATGGCAGCCCTCTCCAAAGATGGTTACTTTGGCATGCAGCTCCAGACCCCGTTCAAAGGTTGACTGCAAAGTAAGTAAGATATCACAAACTAATGTAAAGATAATGAAAatttaaatagaataaaaagcCACAATATACTTGAGAGAAGGCTGAATATTTTtagcaaataatttttttgaaataattttaagatTTCACGCCactctgatttaaaaaaaatactcatgagagtatgttaaatatatatatatgttttcctttttctgcaGAAGTTAACAATATTATTACAGTTACTGATCACAGTAGGGTGCTTGATTTATCTTTCATACCTTTGGTGAACCATCCTTATGTATTCCTACATCATTTGTTGCAATGCCCTTAACACTGCCATCTTCATTAAATAGTACctagaaaaaaattaatacatgttagttatataaaaaaaaaacatgttccgGGTTGTGTTTCATTGAAGGTTTCTCTTTTATACATCAATACATAGAGGTATTAGTAATATTACATTAGTAGGCACTCACCTCTGCGGCAGCATATCCAGGGTATATCTCCACTCCAAGAGCTTCTGCCTGTTCTCCGAGCCAACTAACAAGATGCCCAAGACGCACAATATAATTTCCATGATTATTCATTGGAAGACCTGGAATCAGGAATGGACACCAACTTAGGACAGACATCTAAGTTTGCAAGATGCAGAAAGTAGTTGGACAGAAACAGATTTATCTCATAATATAACTCATAACTATCTGGAACAAGAAGTTCCAAAAAAGGCCACTTAAGACGGAAGAAGAAAGATAAACATAAACACAGTTTTTGAGACGGTTATAGAAAGCATCAATCACTCCTATGGTTTCAAGTGGATTTGCTTGTGCCGTTTACAACGCAGCCAACAGCCAAAAAAGTAAGCTTTTTAGGATAAGGTATGAGAACACCCTGACGATACTATAGATAGAACTATGTAGAAACGCGTGCCAGGCGTactttatttttgcttattaaGATGATTGGCGGTCCATGATCAATGATAACAGGCTAGACAGGATTGTATAGTAGGTCCTTCTCACCCTCTGCAAACAGTAATCAGGGAGCCAAGATCTATTTAATAGTTAGGTACTGAAGCACAGCAGATAGGACTAGGAATTCATCCTTGTATCCTGCCATATTTTccccaattaaataaaaactgctTAGCCAATAATAATCTACATTACACCCtgacatttaacattttaccaATAAAAGTTAAGATTTATAGGAAGGATTCCCATAGTTCTGGTTTTAATAATGTTTCAGTGTGTTACCATTTAGTACATGGAGCGCCGCTGTAAGCAACTGTCACTTTCAAGCTGCCTTCAGCCAAAACACCACGTTTCTCATGTTTATATAGCACTTACGAACGTAGTTTATATTCTTGAAGTTTTCCCAAACTGATAACATTTTAGTTTCCCTTCTGTCGAGGACATCCAGTATACCAgtattttgtgaataaacctatGCATTATGTAGGACCAGCTCTGCAAGTCTTGCAGGAGACATTTGCCAGGACTGGCTTacataaaagtgttaaaataaaaaataaataaataaatcacagtaTATGTAAATTACTTGCAAGAAATTAGCAGGGTTCTGTTCCTAACAGAAGTTTAGGAAATAACTGCCAGTGAGTTGCTTAATGAAGCTTTACTTTCTCTATAACCCAAACTCACTGCGTAGACATGAACATCATCGTACAATGATGTCATACCTGGAAGAATAGGCACAggtattctgtattttttggttAATATTCCAAATCTGTCTCCAGTAACAGGGGTATGGAGAGGtgcctgaaataaaaataaatataaaaataaatgtattattaatgtatacccACACCagcatttttaacaaataactaatataaaaaaaaacacattaagtgCTAAATATGTCCAATATCAATAGGAAGGATTAGAAATGAAGG
The DNA window shown above is from Spea bombifrons isolate aSpeBom1 chromosome 1, aSpeBom1.2.pri, whole genome shotgun sequence and carries:
- the ETFDH gene encoding electron transfer flavoprotein-ubiquinone oxidoreductase, mitochondrial; translated protein: MLPLCKYTVQAHHSLHYLTRLKKGLPTFCVKRWSSSTVPRITTHYSIHPRDQDKRWEEVSMERFAEEADVVVVGGGPAGLSAAIRLKQLAAESNKEIRVCLVEKAAQLGGHILSGACLEPRALHELFPDWKERGAPLHTPVTGDRFGILTKKYRIPVPILPGLPMNNHGNYIVRLGHLVSWLGEQAEALGVEIYPGYAAAEVLFNEDGSVKGIATNDVGIHKDGSPKSTFERGLELHAKVTIFGEGCHGHLAKQLYKKFNLRENCEPQTYAIGLKELWIIDEKKWKPGLVEHTVGWPLDRHTYGGSFLYHLNEGEPLVALGFVVGLDYQNPYVNPFREFQRWKHHPSVAPTFEGATRIAYGARALNEGGFQSLPKLTFPGGLLVGCSPGFMNVPKIKGTHTAMKSGMLAAEAIFKQLTDENLQSSTQGLHVPEYEENLKNSWVWKELYGVRNIRPSCHGPLGLYGGMFYTGIFYWIFRGKEPWTLKHKGLDSDQLKPAKDCTPIEYPKPDGKISFDLLSSVALSGTNHEHDQPPHLTLRDDGIPVNRNLAIYDGPEQRFCPAGVYEYVPLESGEGSRLQINAQNCVHCKTCDIKDPSQNINWVVPEGGGGPAYNGM
- the PPID gene encoding peptidyl-prolyl cis-trans isomerase D — translated: MSNPSPANRPSNPANPRVFIDVEVGGEHVGRVVVELFADIVPKTAENFRALCTGEKGLGPTTGKPLHLKGCPFHRIIKKFMIQGGDFSNQDGTGGESIYGEKFEDESFHYKHDREFLLSMANAGPNTNGSQFFITTVPTPHLDGKHVVFGQVLKGFGIVKMLENIEAKGEKPVKPCVIADCGELKEGDDWVIPPLDGSGDVHPDFPEDSDVELNDVEKIVSIAEDVKNIGNNLFKSQNWETATKKYNKALRYVESCKDVTGDDNILKLNPIAVSCNLNIAACKLKICDFRAAIESCHEALEIDPSNTKALYRRAQGWQGLKDYEQALEDLKKAHNLAPDDKAISSEILRVKHRIKEQKEKEKAVYAKMFA